A segment of the Triticum urartu cultivar G1812 chromosome 1, Tu2.1, whole genome shotgun sequence genome:
gatgtcagatactatcacatacggtgcgggaaaactaaatgtgtgtgattgtctacatatcatacacggtttataatcatgaactgtttgtgatatGCTAGGCATCGTAAATCACCCGTGCCTAGAATCTGCCTAGAAAACTGtcgtgcctggaatctgcctagttttaggcagaaccacaaaactccgactgcGAAGACAATGCGAGCGCAAACGAGTGGCAAGAATGAAGCGTTTGGGATACTCGAGATATCGAAAACGATTATacagggacaactgtatgcatcaaggctccctatcctcGACGGTTTCTGGATCGTGTGGGAAGgaaccccctatcgcccacactcacttggagacGGTTCCATATGCCAACCAACCACATGAAGTTTTAACTCCGTTATTTGCACGAGAAGTCAATGCTACTGCATCCAAACGCATTGACATTTCTCAGAAGGACGAGGTGTGCAACCAGACACATCCAAGAACAAGCGGCCAGTTCACACCATCCAGACTACAATGTACACACCTGTATATTCTTGACTACTACTTCCTGCTAAACTAGAATCACGTCACGCTAGCATGCCAGGAACTAAACCCCGAATCGAGGTTGCCAACTTGGCCCACAACCAGCCCTACAACTCTTGGTCAGCAAGGAGCGCAAGATCTAGAGGTTTCATCAGTTGAGAACCAGCTTCATAATCAGATCGTTCCAGGCGTCGATGGGCCCTGGCACGCACCAATGCAGGCAATCATTCTGAACGGATGAGCCATCCTTGTTGCCCTGTGCAAATGGATGGAACATCCTGTAAGGACCAGCATGGCCGTCAGGTCTCATGGACGAAATGCTGTAAGTGTCCAAGAGCTTCAGTTTCACCACATCCCTTGAGCTATTGGCCGCTGTTACGGCCTTGTTGAACTCCTCAAGCTCAATCCCCCTCATGACATGTTCCATGTATTTCCCACCGTACTCTCCCTTCTTGTAAGGCAATACCCTGTTGCAAGTTCCGCCGCTGAACCACTCGCCGTTCTCAAAGTGATCAGGCGCCCAGGTCCTGAAGAGAACAACTGGCTTATGGTGTGCCGAGGAGATGAATTTGAGTACCTCTTGTAAAGTCCTGCGATACAAGTGCTCAAACCCGACTTCAGTTAGGTTCTTGTCCTGGCAATGATGACAGCCTAACACCTTATCACTCTCCCAGTAGACCGCAGTCTTAAGAAACCATTGTCCACCGGCAATCACAACATAGTCAAACCTCTCGTACTGACTTATCCAGGTTGGTTCAAGTATGTCAAGGTGAAGCTGGATCTCGGAAGTGGACTCGCCATTCTCATTTTCAAAAACCTCTGATTTGACGAGGAAGGGAGCCCAAACGAGGGACACAGTGAAGTTGTATGATTGGAAGTGCCATCTCCTATTTTTGAATTCTTTATCATGGTAGACCTCAACAGGTTCGTCAGCCTAAATAAACAGCAAGCAGGTCCAATAATAAGGATACTATACCACTACAAATGCAAGGTATAGAGGGGAGAGGCATGTTACATAAGTAATGCATTGTTGTTCTAACCCAACTAGAAGTACATTTAAATAGTGCACACAATTTATAAATATGAGAAGAAAAAAACACCACTTTTGATCCTAAACTACTGGCTTCATTCACATTCCTCTTCAAACAATTTTTGGGCTCATTTGAATCCATAAACTATCAATATGTCAGCCTATGTGTGTAAAATTGGTTACAAAATATGACTCCAATCTGTGCAAAAATAAAGTAAATATATTACATTTTTTTGCACAGATAAATGACCATATACTTTCAAACAAAGATTTACATGCATAAACCTCACGTCACAACCTACATACAAGATTCTCTTCAGATATTTTCAAAATTTCAGAAGCTATTCTTGCATTATAGAAACTGGCCAGGGGTGAACTGCTCTGGATACTAGTGGATACAATAGCTTAGGGGGTTACGTATCTTAGCATAATTCAGTGCACGCTCCTCCAATTGTAGTATCTCCTAATGAGGAGAAACAAAATTTCCTTTTAGGGCATTTAAACGTAAAAAATAAGAAAATACAGATACGAGCATGATGCTTCAAGTAAGCATTAACAGCAGCACTTCAGTATGACAAACTGATAATTAAAAGGAGGAGTCATGTAATGTGGTATAATTTACCTTAGACAGAAGGCATATCAAGGACTGAACTTGGTTACGAAGAATGGAGTCACCGATAAGGCCCCATGCTTTGTTCCTCATAGCACCTAGAAATCTAATTTCATCAAACGGTGGCAAATCACATTCATAAGGTTTCCACCTCCAGTGAAGATATCCAGTGTCTGGTCTACCATTCATCATACAATTTTGGTGATCATCAATAAATCGACAACTTGAATTTGTATAGGCTGGGCCAGAGGGATTTGGTAGCCATTCTCCATTGAAAAGGTCACATTTTCCTATGCAAGTAGTATCCACGTCAGATTCTGGAAATCAGAAAAATACAGAAATAAGCAATTCAGCTTAAAACGTTTTTTTCTTCTTTCAGATTTCCACGAGAGTAAATCCTTAGGTAAAAGAGTAGTGAGGTGGGTGCATTCAGGTAACAGAAACTGGGAACTGCTCCACTGAGTCATTAATCTTGTCCATTTTGCGAAAACATGAAAACATGGCAATAGAAGGCACCTGGTACTAACTGCCCCTGATTCTCTAGGCTATGCTTTGCTTTTATTTTCCAAAAGAATAAAAAATAAATCGCTACCCCTGATTCTCTCTCTGTTTCGGCAAGAAAATTA
Coding sequences within it:
- the LOC125554097 gene encoding protein trichome birefringence-like 25 isoform X1; translated protein: MGLGPRWSPWAALPFSPRSRKGGGGGWGLGGLKAIGWILFAGVAFRLLCSFSSSSSLSPDIKEESDVDTTCIGKCDLFNGEWLPNPSGPAYTNSSCRFIDDHQNCMMNGRPDTGYLHWRWKPYECDLPPFDEIRFLGAMRNKAWGLIGDSILRNQVQSLICLLSKADEPVEVYHDKEFKNRRWHFQSYNFTVSLVWAPFLVKSEVFENENGESTSEIQLHLDILEPTWISQYERFDYVVIAGGQWFLKTAVYWESDKVLGCHHCQDKNLTEVGFEHLYRRTLQEVLKFISSAHHKPVVLFRTWAPDHFENGEWFSGGTCNRVLPYKKGEYGGKYMEHVMRGIELEEFNKAVTAANSSRDVVKLKLLDTYSISSMRPDGHAGPYRMFHPFAQGNKDGSSVQNDCLHWCVPGPIDAWNDLIMKLVLN
- the LOC125554097 gene encoding protein trichome birefringence-like 26 isoform X2; this encodes MGLGPRWSPWAALPFSPRSRKGGGGGWGLGGLKAIGWILFAGVAFRLLCSFSSSSSLSPDIKEGKCDLFNGEWLPNPSGPAYTNSSCRFIDDHQNCMMNGRPDTGYLHWRWKPYECDLPPFDEIRFLGAMRNKAWGLIGDSILRNQVQSLICLLSKADEPVEVYHDKEFKNRRWHFQSYNFTVSLVWAPFLVKSEVFENENGESTSEIQLHLDILEPTWISQYERFDYVVIAGGQWFLKTAVYWESDKVLGCHHCQDKNLTEVGFEHLYRRTLQEVLKFISSAHHKPVVLFRTWAPDHFENGEWFSGGTCNRVLPYKKGEYGGKYMEHVMRGIELEEFNKAVTAANSSRDVVKLKLLDTYSISSMRPDGHAGPYRMFHPFAQGNKDGSSVQNDCLHWCVPGPIDAWNDLIMKLVLN